In the genome of uncultured Pseudodesulfovibrio sp., one region contains:
- a CDS encoding DsrE family protein, with product MNYDVLFHFDHDPQALNIAFSNIRNYFNAFSEDKPEVVLVVNGPGVKLLDREGEFAAQLGEALSLGAAIRVCNNALTHFGIDPERLCPGCEVVPAGVVEIVELQRKGFAYVKP from the coding sequence ATGAATTACGATGTGTTGTTCCACTTTGACCACGACCCTCAGGCCTTGAATATCGCTTTCAGCAACATCAGAAATTATTTCAACGCATTTTCGGAGGACAAGCCCGAAGTGGTTTTGGTGGTCAACGGGCCGGGCGTCAAGCTGCTCGACCGTGAAGGCGAGTTCGCGGCGCAGCTCGGCGAGGCGCTGTCCCTGGGCGCGGCCATCAGGGTCTGCAACAATGCTCTGACGCACTTCGGCATCGATCCCGAACGACTCTGCCCGGGCTGCGAGGTGGTCCCCGCCGGGGTGGTGGAGATCGTTGAATTGCAGCGTAAGGGCTTCGCCTACGTGAAACCCTAG
- a CDS encoding alpha-D-ribose 1-methylphosphonate 5-triphosphate diphosphatase: MDMRIRNGRVLLPDGDMRQTDIIVADGVIQEVGDSLTGSANGGKSIDARGKLILPGIVDLHGDGFERHIMPRAGVSFSRALGLLDTDRTMTANGITTAFHGLTCSWEPGLRSREAAHAFLADFKAVRDRLGCDTRLHLRFETYNLPALDEVESWILDGTVDMLAFNDHIDAMFSNLDRYSKMSGYLDRTGLNRESFINLITEIKERAAAVPEGIRRLAAAAAERNLPMASHDDPDPATRSWYNKLGCAISEFPLDEPTARSARELGDAVILGAPNALRGKSHINRLMARDAIRMNLCDALTSDYFYPSLLQAAFALSRDKVCPFPDAWRLVSSGPARAAGMTDRGDIEPGKRADLVLVDDSDPALPFAALTLRQGTPVFSANGLGM, encoded by the coding sequence ATGGATATGCGCATACGAAACGGACGCGTGCTGTTGCCGGACGGCGACATGCGACAGACGGACATCATCGTGGCCGACGGGGTCATTCAGGAAGTCGGGGACTCCTTGACCGGGAGTGCGAACGGCGGGAAATCCATCGACGCACGGGGCAAGCTCATCCTGCCCGGCATAGTGGATCTGCACGGCGACGGCTTCGAGCGCCACATCATGCCCCGCGCGGGCGTGTCCTTCAGCCGCGCCCTGGGGCTGCTCGATACCGACCGGACCATGACGGCCAACGGCATCACCACCGCTTTCCACGGACTGACCTGCTCCTGGGAACCGGGGTTACGGAGCCGTGAAGCCGCCCACGCCTTTCTGGCCGATTTCAAGGCCGTACGGGACAGGCTGGGTTGCGACACCCGCCTGCACCTGCGCTTCGAGACGTACAACCTCCCGGCCCTGGACGAGGTCGAATCCTGGATACTCGACGGGACCGTGGACATGCTCGCCTTCAACGACCATATCGACGCCATGTTCTCCAATCTGGACCGCTACTCCAAAATGTCAGGGTATCTGGACCGCACCGGCCTGAACCGGGAGTCGTTCATCAATCTGATAACCGAGATAAAGGAACGCGCGGCCGCCGTGCCAGAAGGCATCCGGCGGCTGGCCGCTGCGGCGGCGGAACGGAACCTCCCCATGGCTTCCCACGACGACCCGGACCCGGCCACCCGCTCCTGGTACAACAAGTTGGGGTGCGCCATTTCCGAATTCCCCCTGGACGAGCCCACTGCCCGGAGCGCACGCGAACTCGGCGATGCGGTCATCCTGGGCGCCCCCAATGCCCTGCGCGGCAAGAGCCATATCAACCGGCTCATGGCCCGCGACGCCATCCGCATGAATCTGTGCGACGCCCTGACCTCGGACTACTTCTACCCTTCCCTGCTCCAGGCCGCCTTCGCCCTGTCCCGCGACAAGGTCTGCCCCTTCCCGGACGCCTGGCGGCTGGTTTCCTCCGGCCCGGCCCGCGCAGCCGGAATGACCGACCGCGGCGACATCGAGCCCGGCAAACGCGCCGATCTGGTCCTCGTGGACGACTCGGACCCGGCACTGCCCTTCGCGGCCCTGACTCTGCGCCAGGGAACCCCGGTCTTCAGCGCCAACGGGCTGGGGATGTAG